Proteins from a single region of Spirochaetota bacterium:
- a CDS encoding RpiB/LacA/LacB family sugar-phosphate isomerase: MNIAVVNEISAVAQNPAIVAALEGRGHRIINAAMKSADQKPELTYINTGFLAALLLNAGRADLVVGGCGTGEGFLISASQYPGVFCGLIASGPDAWLFGQINGGNCISLPLLYGYGWAGDVNLRFIFDRLFSVEFGAGYPAHRSESQKKSRALLAAVSKTAHRPFPEIVAGIDEAVIRPVLEFPGVMETIGLDTLADAALRDAISSRLK; encoded by the coding sequence ATGAACATCGCAGTCGTAAATGAAATCAGCGCCGTGGCGCAAAACCCCGCCATCGTGGCGGCCCTGGAGGGGCGGGGCCACAGGATAATCAACGCCGCCATGAAATCGGCGGACCAGAAGCCGGAGCTCACCTATATCAACACCGGCTTCCTGGCCGCCCTGCTCCTTAACGCGGGCCGGGCCGATCTCGTCGTGGGCGGCTGCGGCACCGGCGAGGGCTTCCTGATATCGGCTTCCCAGTATCCGGGCGTATTCTGCGGCCTCATCGCAAGCGGCCCTGACGCCTGGCTCTTCGGCCAGATCAACGGGGGCAACTGCATCTCCCTTCCCCTCCTGTACGGATACGGATGGGCCGGGGACGTGAATCTCCGTTTCATCTTCGACCGGCTCTTCAGCGTTGAATTCGGGGCCGGATACCCGGCGCACCGGAGCGAATCCCAGAAAAAAAGCAGGGCCCTGCTCGCCGCCGTATCAAAGACGGCGCACCGGCCCTTTCCTGAGATCGTGGCCGGCATCGACGAAGCGGTCATCCGGCCGGTGCTGGAATTTCCCGGCGTCATGGAAACCATCGGTCTCGACACCCTGGCCGATGCCGCCCTCAGGGACGCCATTAGCTCACGGTTGAAATAA
- a CDS encoding 3-keto-5-aminohexanoate cleavage protein yields MEKLIITAALTGGIHGKEANPALPEQPDEIIKDAVACYNAGAAIVHLHARDRQGKGVGDPAIFSEINSGIRARCPVVIQNTTGGPGIPIKERLSGLDAAPEMGSLNMGSIVFFTGKEKAELPFMNHRPEIEAFAAEMLKRGIKPEMEVYNPSMFGEVENLIAKNLLAKPYYINCVMGVDGMGGYKGTPKNLITMIGHLPEGSVFNVTGIGRWQMGMNVMAILTGGHARVGLEDNVYFRKGEPASGNAQFVERLVKISREIGRDIATPDEARAILGLKR; encoded by the coding sequence ATGGAAAAACTGATCATAACGGCCGCCCTGACCGGCGGCATACACGGCAAGGAGGCCAACCCGGCCCTTCCGGAGCAGCCTGACGAGATAATCAAAGACGCCGTGGCCTGCTATAACGCCGGCGCCGCCATCGTGCACCTTCACGCGCGCGACCGGCAGGGCAAAGGCGTGGGCGACCCGGCGATATTCTCGGAGATAAACAGCGGCATCCGGGCCCGTTGCCCCGTCGTCATACAGAACACGACCGGCGGGCCCGGCATCCCCATCAAGGAGCGCCTTTCAGGCCTGGACGCTGCCCCGGAGATGGGATCGCTCAACATGGGATCCATCGTGTTCTTCACCGGGAAGGAAAAGGCGGAGCTGCCGTTCATGAACCACAGGCCGGAGATCGAGGCCTTCGCAGCGGAGATGCTCAAGCGCGGAATCAAGCCGGAGATGGAGGTGTACAACCCGTCGATGTTCGGCGAAGTCGAAAACCTTATCGCGAAGAACCTGCTGGCGAAGCCGTACTACATCAACTGCGTCATGGGCGTCGACGGCATGGGCGGATACAAGGGTACGCCGAAAAATCTGATCACCATGATCGGGCACCTGCCGGAAGGGTCGGTATTCAACGTCACCGGCATCGGCCGGTGGCAGATGGGAATGAACGTGATGGCCATCCTGACCGGCGGCCACGCGCGGGTAGGGCTCGAGGATAACGTCTATTTCCGGAAGGGTGAGCCGGCGTCAGGCAACGCGCAGTTCGTCGAAAGGCTTGTAAAAATATCGAGGGAGATCGGCCGCGACATCGCGACACCCGATGAAGCGCGGGCCATCCTCGGCTTGAAGCGTTAA
- a CDS encoding acetate--CoA ligase family protein, producing MNNSARQALDNICGESLSAGSVILPEPVMKDMLRQYGIPVPSGRLCLSPGEAVRFSKTVRPPYAMKLVSDMVLHKTELGGVRLGVESASRLKSEFAAMDTIFKKKKVAGYAGILVEEQCPPGVEMIVGLQHDEVFGPVMMIGLGGVYTDLFKDVSFRPLPVSKKDITAMIDELKARPLLAGFRGSERIDMKALAGTIGAIGRFGADAAHWYESVDFNPVIARPDGCVVVDAKMVLRRGRDPHSAAGGTIRTGHLENFFRPKSIAVLGASATPGKIGNIILDSLTSAPGERTIYPVNPNAREILGMTCYPSLDALPAAPDLVIVIVDLAMLPDVIRAMAALGCHNAIVISGGGRELGGGRAKLEEEIRSLAREHDVRIIGPNCIGCFDGASRFDSFFYPKERLERPPRGAVSFITQSGTWGCAFLEKACRTGIAKMVSYGNRADVDEGDLISFLAGDPDTSVIGSYIEGLSDGNKFLAAVRESVARDKPVVVFKTGRNPVSARASVSHTGAYGGTYHVYRGALGTAGAVLTDSFHECFAACEALSLQPAARGNRAALVSNGAGPMVNAIDLFPDSGIELVKLSRASVDRMRSRFSFFYLVENPVDVTGSATAADYRLVLETLAGDDNVDIIMPFFVFQNSPLDETIVDVLASLSSARAKPIVCCAAGGPYTELMRGRLNRAGVPLYDSVIEWVAAARALVRWGAVRKSRRNPLPWKN from the coding sequence ATGAATAACAGCGCCAGGCAGGCATTGGATAATATATGCGGGGAATCTCTCTCGGCCGGAAGCGTCATACTTCCCGAGCCGGTGATGAAGGATATGCTCCGCCAGTACGGAATACCGGTCCCCTCCGGCCGTCTCTGCCTCTCTCCGGGTGAGGCTGTCCGCTTCAGCAAAACCGTTCGGCCACCCTACGCCATGAAACTGGTCTCCGACATGGTGCTCCACAAGACAGAGCTGGGCGGCGTCCGCCTCGGCGTCGAAAGCGCGTCCCGCCTGAAATCGGAATTCGCCGCAATGGACACTATCTTTAAAAAGAAAAAAGTCGCCGGGTACGCGGGGATACTCGTGGAAGAGCAATGCCCGCCCGGTGTTGAGATGATCGTCGGCCTCCAGCACGACGAGGTATTCGGCCCGGTCATGATGATAGGACTGGGCGGCGTCTATACGGATTTATTCAAAGATGTATCCTTTCGCCCCCTCCCCGTTTCAAAGAAAGACATCACCGCCATGATAGATGAGCTGAAAGCCCGTCCCCTCCTGGCCGGCTTCAGGGGATCCGAACGGATCGACATGAAGGCCCTTGCCGGTACAATCGGCGCCATCGGCCGGTTCGGCGCGGACGCCGCTCACTGGTATGAATCGGTCGATTTCAATCCGGTCATCGCGCGGCCCGACGGCTGCGTCGTCGTTGACGCGAAAATGGTCCTCCGCCGGGGCCGTGACCCTCACAGCGCCGCCGGGGGAACGATCAGGACCGGCCACCTGGAGAATTTTTTCAGGCCGAAGAGCATCGCCGTCCTGGGAGCTTCGGCGACGCCGGGAAAGATCGGCAACATCATCCTTGACTCGCTGACGTCCGCGCCGGGCGAGAGGACCATATATCCCGTCAATCCCAACGCGCGGGAGATCCTCGGGATGACCTGCTATCCGTCCCTTGACGCGCTCCCCGCGGCTCCGGACCTGGTCATTGTCATCGTCGACCTGGCCATGCTTCCCGATGTCATCCGCGCCATGGCCGCCCTGGGCTGCCATAACGCCATCGTCATTTCCGGGGGCGGGCGGGAACTGGGCGGAGGCCGCGCGAAGCTCGAAGAGGAAATCCGCTCCCTGGCCCGGGAGCACGACGTGAGGATCATCGGGCCCAACTGCATCGGATGCTTCGACGGCGCGAGCCGCTTTGATTCCTTCTTCTATCCGAAAGAACGGCTGGAGCGCCCGCCCCGGGGAGCCGTGAGCTTCATCACCCAGAGCGGGACCTGGGGCTGCGCCTTCCTTGAAAAGGCCTGCCGCACCGGCATCGCCAAGATGGTAAGCTACGGTAACCGCGCCGACGTCGATGAGGGAGACCTCATTTCCTTCCTCGCCGGTGATCCCGACACGTCGGTGATCGGCAGCTACATCGAGGGGCTCTCCGACGGAAATAAATTCCTCGCAGCGGTCAGGGAATCTGTCGCCCGGGACAAGCCGGTGGTTGTGTTCAAGACCGGCAGGAACCCGGTTTCGGCGCGGGCGTCGGTGTCCCACACCGGCGCCTACGGCGGCACCTATCACGTCTACAGGGGCGCCCTCGGGACCGCGGGGGCAGTCCTGACCGACAGCTTCCATGAATGCTTCGCCGCCTGCGAGGCCCTGTCTCTTCAGCCGGCCGCCCGCGGCAACCGCGCCGCCCTCGTATCAAACGGGGCCGGTCCGATGGTGAACGCCATCGACCTCTTTCCCGACAGCGGCATCGAGCTGGTGAAGCTCTCCCGGGCCTCGGTGGACCGGATGCGCAGCCGATTCAGCTTCTTTTACCTGGTGGAAAATCCCGTTGACGTCACCGGCTCGGCCACAGCCGCCGATTACCGGCTCGTCTTGGAAACCCTGGCCGGCGACGATAACGTCGACATCATCATGCCTTTTTTCGTTTTTCAGAATTCGCCCCTCGACGAGACTATCGTGGACGTCCTCGCCTCCCTGAGCTCCGCCCGGGCAAAGCCGATCGTCTGCTGCGCCGCCGGCGGTCCCTACACGGAGCTCATGCGCGGGCGCCTCAACAGGGCGGGCGTTCCCCTGTACGATTCCGTGATCGAGTGGGTGGCGGCGGCCCGGGCCCTGGTGCGCTGGGGAGCCGTCAGAAAATCCAGGAGGAACCCTCTGCCATGGAAAAACTGA
- a CDS encoding cupin domain-containing protein: MPFIDFSEINGSKIDRPFEREIKFLLSPDIDPSVKGFTFLLSTLAPNGGCTDFHTHAEAGELMIFMSGNGKAWLDGVEHDLKPGVAMYAPPGVLHKTMNTGSEPLQIACVFVPAISTDYIRQNIEDARKKK, encoded by the coding sequence ATGCCCTTTATCGATTTTTCCGAAATCAATGGATCAAAAATTGATAGGCCCTTTGAACGGGAAATAAAATTCCTCCTCTCTCCCGACATCGACCCGTCTGTAAAGGGCTTCACGTTCCTTCTTTCCACCCTGGCCCCCAACGGCGGCTGCACTGATTTTCATACCCACGCTGAAGCGGGGGAACTCATGATTTTCATGTCAGGCAATGGAAAGGCATGGCTTGACGGCGTCGAGCATGATCTTAAACCGGGCGTCGCCATGTACGCTCCTCCCGGGGTCCTTCATAAAACCATGAACACCGGTTCGGAACCACTGCAGATAGCATGCGTATTCGTCCCGGCCATTTCAACCGATTACATCAGGCAGAACATTGAAGACGCCCGGAAAAAAAAGTGA
- a CDS encoding IclR family transcriptional regulator, with product MANNTIQSLDRGLKILTILGSSDQPLSLNEIAGHFTIDRSSVFRLISTLVRNNFVQQDAETKKYTLGFRFMELAGSFNEQAKIESVIRPIISRICAATKQNTHLAVLEGADVVFLAVEQPRESISVNIAVGTREPAIATALGKAILSFRDGESLSTLLDGADLRPYTERSILSKETLLDELARARKERIAFDREEYKSGIVCIAAPVVNYRGEALYSIGISGPSGLMMPRIDDFARIVRDAGIEASSKYGYTGGME from the coding sequence ATGGCAAATAATACAATACAATCCCTTGACCGGGGCCTGAAGATTCTAACCATCCTTGGCTCGTCCGATCAGCCCCTATCGCTAAATGAAATTGCGGGCCATTTTACCATCGACCGCTCATCGGTATTCAGGCTGATATCAACCCTTGTGCGAAATAATTTTGTACAGCAGGACGCGGAAACCAAGAAATACACCCTCGGTTTCAGGTTCATGGAGCTTGCCGGTTCATTCAACGAACAGGCAAAAATCGAAAGCGTCATCAGGCCGATCATATCGCGCATATGCGCCGCCACGAAACAGAACACCCACCTGGCCGTTCTCGAAGGCGCCGACGTGGTGTTTCTCGCCGTGGAGCAGCCCCGTGAGAGCATCAGCGTTAACATCGCGGTGGGAACCCGTGAGCCTGCGATTGCCACGGCCCTCGGCAAGGCCATTCTGTCCTTTCGAGATGGCGAAAGCCTGTCGACTCTCCTCGATGGCGCCGATTTGCGGCCATACACGGAGCGGTCCATCCTCTCGAAAGAAACCCTGCTCGATGAACTTGCCAGGGCGAGGAAAGAACGGATAGCCTTTGACCGGGAGGAATACAAAAGCGGCATCGTGTGCATCGCGGCGCCAGTCGTCAATTATCGCGGCGAAGCCCTGTATTCGATCGGCATATCGGGGCCGTCCGGTTTGATGATGCCGCGCATCGATGATTTTGCCCGGATCGTCCGGGACGCGGGGATCGAAGCTTCTTCGAAATACGGATACACCGGCGGCATGGAATAA
- a CDS encoding glycoside hydrolase family 127 protein: MPHTPSTYDRMKELPLSKVKVTGGFWGSRCAMNRNNAILYQWDQLEQTGRIDNFRIVAGTRQGFRKGFFYNDSDVHKWAEAAAIILDEGPHHRLKKLLDEYIDIIRGAQAEDGYLFTYNQFHFPEDRWKNLQIEHELYTHGHLIEAGIAHGNATGGNNLMEIACKAADLVVSDFTSAGAAMTPGHEEVEIALIRLYRATGEKKYLETARHFLEQRGRTSFFGLRLIGQFLSQSRRAGFIRKQENEINGRASTPAGFDFTENLTATEPPFLKLRAHWSFLTGKFFQQHRPIRKQRIPEGHAVRWGYLATAMAMLFRETGDRSIIGTLTAAWDRMVQRRMYVTGGIGSLPVIEGFGRDYELDNRYAYCETCAALASIFWSHEMLMATGEARYADLIEWQLYNAASAGIALDGRSYLYRNPLESEGQKRRPWYATACCPSNVSRTWASLGKYIYSINNSNIWVHQYFDNKAEIDPQDGFPAAAQIIIDSKLPWEGPVSIKIEIDNPDEFTLHLRIPSWSGNPSIMINDNQEKIVIPPRPEIVSASGYFPYHSWYISIKRNWDKNSTIEISFPMAIAIHRSHRKVKSNRGKIALSRGPLVYCLESIDNPATKIPGAAIDITKELKPRFSEKHFGGTWVLEGSDPAGNPLTFIPYFCWANRGLSNMEVWVQEVTGDAR, encoded by the coding sequence ATGCCTCACACTCCTTCAACCTATGATCGCATGAAAGAACTGCCCCTTTCAAAGGTGAAGGTCACGGGCGGATTCTGGGGAAGCCGGTGCGCCATGAACCGGAACAATGCCATACTCTACCAGTGGGACCAGCTGGAGCAGACAGGGCGCATTGACAATTTCCGCATTGTTGCCGGGACAAGGCAGGGATTCCGTAAAGGCTTTTTCTACAATGACTCCGATGTTCACAAGTGGGCCGAAGCTGCCGCTATAATTCTGGATGAAGGCCCCCATCATCGTCTTAAGAAACTCCTTGATGAATACATTGACATCATCCGCGGTGCCCAGGCAGAAGACGGCTACTTGTTCACCTATAACCAGTTCCATTTCCCCGAAGACCGTTGGAAAAATCTGCAAATAGAACACGAGCTCTACACCCATGGCCACCTGATTGAAGCAGGCATAGCACATGGGAATGCAACCGGTGGGAATAACCTCATGGAAATAGCGTGTAAAGCGGCGGACCTGGTAGTAAGCGATTTCACCAGCGCAGGGGCCGCCATGACGCCGGGTCATGAAGAGGTCGAGATCGCCCTGATACGTCTCTATCGCGCAACGGGAGAAAAAAAATATCTTGAAACGGCCCGTCATTTTCTGGAACAGCGCGGCAGGACGAGCTTTTTCGGCCTGCGGCTGATAGGACAGTTCCTGAGCCAATCCCGGCGCGCGGGCTTTATCAGGAAGCAGGAAAATGAAATCAACGGCAGGGCATCAACACCGGCTGGATTTGATTTCACGGAGAACCTTACGGCAACGGAGCCGCCCTTCCTGAAGTTGCGGGCCCACTGGTCCTTTCTCACCGGAAAATTCTTCCAGCAGCATCGCCCCATCAGGAAGCAGCGCATTCCCGAGGGGCATGCGGTCCGATGGGGATACCTTGCCACCGCCATGGCGATGCTCTTCCGGGAAACCGGCGACCGGTCGATCATCGGGACCCTGACGGCGGCATGGGACCGCATGGTCCAACGCCGCATGTACGTCACCGGCGGCATAGGGTCCCTTCCGGTCATTGAAGGTTTCGGCAGGGATTACGAGCTGGACAATCGCTACGCCTACTGCGAAACCTGCGCAGCCCTGGCAAGCATTTTCTGGAGCCATGAAATGCTCATGGCCACCGGTGAGGCCCGCTATGCGGACCTTATCGAATGGCAGCTCTACAACGCCGCCTCCGCGGGCATAGCCCTTGACGGCCGCTCCTACCTGTACCGCAATCCCCTTGAATCGGAAGGGCAGAAACGCAGGCCCTGGTATGCCACCGCCTGCTGTCCGAGCAATGTGTCCCGTACCTGGGCTTCTTTGGGCAAATATATTTATTCAATTAACAACAGCAATATTTGGGTGCACCAGTACTTCGACAACAAAGCAGAGATCGATCCCCAGGACGGTTTCCCGGCGGCAGCACAGATCATAATCGACTCTAAACTGCCCTGGGAAGGCCCCGTATCGATTAAAATTGAGATCGACAATCCTGATGAATTCACATTACATCTCCGCATTCCCTCATGGTCCGGAAATCCTTCTATTATGATCAACGACAATCAGGAGAAGATAGTTATCCCCCCAAGGCCTGAAATTGTCTCAGCCTCAGGATATTTTCCCTATCATTCATGGTATATTTCCATAAAAAGAAATTGGGATAAGAATTCCACAATCGAAATCTCTTTCCCCATGGCCATCGCGATTCACCGGTCACATCGCAAGGTCAAATCGAACCGGGGGAAGATCGCCCTGTCCCGGGGCCCCCTGGTTTACTGTCTTGAAAGCATTGATAATCCGGCCACAAAAATTCCGGGAGCGGCTATTGATATAACTAAAGAACTAAAGCCGCGTTTTTCAGAAAAGCACTTCGGCGGTACCTGGGTCCTTGAAGGTTCGGACCCGGCAGGGAATCCTCTCACCTTCATCCCCTACTTCTGCTGGGCCAACCGGGGTCTATCCAACATGGAGGTGTGGGTGCAGGAGGTTACAGGCGATGCCAGATAA
- a CDS encoding MFS transporter, producing the protein MAGSGMSMRSKIGYGICDLGGNLFFTAIGLWLMIYLTDTVGIAAGLAGIVVAIGKIWDAITDPVAGFLSDRTKTRWGRRRPWMLFGSFPLFVTMIIMFTNPHLESQAALFIWGVVAFCLLNTAYTAVNIPYNSLTPELTQDYHERTSLNGYRFGFAVVGTLTGAGLALPLVSLFKTKSAGFSAMGAVFGGVMLITALITFFSVREPSTEREPFSKGFFATYRKVFMNRPYLLILGAYALHVTALTIIMSVAAYYFKYIHNDEQATTTAMLVLLVTAFVFIPVSVILSKKFGKKIVYGAGMLIFALNIMILFFLGHLYPVGFSIALMCSAGIGLGFTYVMPYAMVPDAVEYDYLLSGERTEGAFYGIWTFGIKIGQAIALAITGAVLSLVGYVPDAVQSAEAQLGIRLLVGPITAVIFVLGVVVLYLYPINEKRYNEIIAQIAEMEKKK; encoded by the coding sequence ATGGCAGGATCAGGAATGTCTATGAGAAGCAAGATCGGATACGGAATCTGCGATCTGGGAGGCAACCTGTTCTTCACTGCAATCGGTCTCTGGCTCATGATCTATTTGACAGATACTGTCGGTATAGCGGCCGGCCTTGCAGGCATTGTGGTGGCGATCGGGAAGATATGGGACGCCATTACCGATCCTGTCGCGGGATTCCTTTCCGACCGCACCAAAACTCGTTGGGGACGGCGCAGGCCCTGGATGCTCTTCGGGTCATTTCCCCTGTTTGTAACCATGATTATCATGTTCACCAATCCCCACCTGGAAAGCCAGGCAGCCCTGTTCATATGGGGGGTTGTCGCTTTCTGCCTTCTCAATACGGCCTATACGGCGGTCAATATCCCCTATAATTCTTTGACCCCCGAGCTGACCCAGGATTACCATGAGCGCACCAGCCTTAACGGGTATCGGTTCGGGTTCGCCGTTGTCGGCACGCTGACCGGCGCCGGCCTGGCGCTACCCCTCGTCAGTCTCTTTAAAACAAAGAGTGCGGGTTTTTCCGCCATGGGAGCGGTCTTCGGCGGTGTTATGCTGATAACCGCTCTTATAACCTTTTTTTCAGTAAGGGAGCCGTCGACAGAGCGCGAGCCTTTCAGCAAGGGATTTTTCGCGACGTACCGAAAGGTTTTCATGAACAGGCCGTACCTCCTTATTCTCGGCGCATACGCTCTGCACGTGACGGCCCTTACCATTATCATGAGCGTTGCAGCCTATTACTTCAAGTATATCCATAACGATGAGCAGGCCACGACCACGGCCATGCTGGTGCTCCTGGTTACGGCCTTTGTGTTCATCCCGGTGAGCGTCATCCTGTCAAAGAAATTCGGGAAAAAGATAGTCTATGGCGCGGGTATGCTGATATTCGCGCTTAATATAATGATCCTGTTTTTCCTCGGGCACCTGTATCCGGTCGGTTTTTCCATAGCGCTGATGTGCTCCGCAGGTATCGGTCTCGGATTCACCTATGTCATGCCCTACGCGATGGTGCCGGACGCGGTTGAGTACGATTATCTTCTGTCGGGAGAGCGCACCGAGGGAGCCTTTTACGGCATCTGGACCTTCGGCATAAAAATAGGCCAGGCCATAGCCCTGGCGATCACCGGCGCCGTGCTCTCCCTGGTCGGTTATGTGCCAGACGCGGTCCAGAGCGCCGAGGCGCAGCTGGGCATACGGCTTCTGGTTGGACCAATAACTGCTGTTATATTTGTTCTGGGGGTCGTTGTCCTCTATCTCTACCCCATCAATGAAAAGCGATATAACGAGATCATTGCGCAGATAGCCGAAATGGAAAAGAAGAAATAA
- a CDS encoding M20 family peptidase, producing MKINKDLAAEHLAGAIRFKTISQRDPAQTDRKAFLGLHGYLKKTYPKVHHVMKRETINELSLLYTWPGSDRQAEPILLMAHLDVVPAEDGVGETWTRSPFGGDMDGAFVWGRGALDVKDAVIGIMEAAEGLIADGFKPKRTVYISFGHDEEVLGNRGAAEISRVLAGRGVRLAFTLDEGGFIRDAVMPGLKKPAALVGIAEKGYLSLELSARDAGGHSSMPPRRTAAGRIARALCRLEKKPFPPRLTGPVQAMFRTLGSEAVQPFRIFYRNIGLFRKIFLKMLAASPQTDAMIRTTIAPTMLEGSETENVMPQRVMAVVNLRVLPGETREGVLSRVRAVIKDPDVEIAARENSSDPSPVSDTGSPEYGALRDVIISLFPGIVVAPFLMVGATDSRHFAAVSRQVFRFTPARIGADDMGRVHGIDERICIDNFADIIAFYAALIRKTAL from the coding sequence ATGAAAATCAACAAAGATTTAGCCGCGGAGCACCTTGCCGGGGCCATACGCTTTAAGACCATATCCCAACGGGACCCGGCACAGACAGACCGGAAGGCATTTCTCGGCCTCCATGGATATTTGAAGAAGACCTATCCCAAGGTTCACCACGTGATGAAGCGCGAGACCATCAATGAACTGAGCCTTCTCTATACATGGCCGGGATCGGACAGACAGGCGGAACCGATCCTTCTCATGGCCCATCTTGATGTGGTTCCGGCCGAGGACGGCGTCGGGGAGACCTGGACCCGTTCCCCCTTTGGCGGTGACATGGACGGGGCGTTCGTATGGGGGCGGGGGGCCCTGGATGTCAAGGACGCTGTCATCGGCATCATGGAGGCGGCGGAAGGCCTCATTGCCGATGGTTTCAAGCCGAAGCGGACGGTTTATATCTCCTTCGGCCACGACGAGGAGGTTCTCGGCAACCGGGGTGCTGCGGAAATCAGCCGGGTCCTCGCCGGCCGTGGCGTCAGGCTCGCCTTTACCCTGGACGAGGGCGGTTTTATCCGTGATGCCGTCATGCCGGGATTGAAAAAGCCGGCAGCGCTGGTGGGGATTGCTGAAAAGGGATATCTGAGCCTGGAACTGTCGGCCCGCGACGCAGGCGGCCATTCGTCGATGCCGCCGCGCCGTACCGCGGCAGGCAGGATAGCCAGGGCTCTCTGCCGCCTCGAGAAAAAACCGTTCCCCCCGCGCCTTACCGGGCCGGTGCAGGCGATGTTTCGGACCCTGGGATCGGAAGCCGTTCAGCCCTTCCGAATTTTTTACAGGAACATCGGGCTTTTCAGAAAGATCTTTCTGAAAATGCTTGCCGCGTCGCCGCAGACGGATGCCATGATACGTACCACCATCGCCCCTACCATGCTTGAGGGAAGCGAGACAGAGAACGTAATGCCACAAAGGGTCATGGCGGTTGTGAATCTCCGGGTCCTTCCGGGTGAAACAAGGGAAGGTGTCCTGTCGCGGGTGAGAGCCGTCATCAAAGATCCGGACGTGGAAATCGCGGCGCGGGAGAATTCAAGCGATCCGTCGCCGGTGTCTGATACGGGATCTCCGGAATATGGCGCACTGAGAGATGTCATCATCTCCCTCTTCCCCGGCATCGTCGTGGCCCCCTTTCTCATGGTGGGCGCCACAGACTCACGTCATTTCGCCGCGGTGAGCAGGCAGGTGTTCCGTTTTACGCCGGCCCGGATCGGCGCTGACGACATGGGACGGGTCCACGGCATTGACGAGAGGATATGCATCGACAATTTCGCCGACATCATCGCCTTTTACGCCGCCCTTATAAGAAAAACGGCCCTGTAA
- a CDS encoding ubiquinone/menaquinone biosynthesis methyltransferase — translation MSISKKNRPLQKMFSEVPESYDLINRLFTLRLDERWRRRAAEACLAAGAARVLDLCTGTGDLAVRVASAAGKRADVYGVDFSMAMLEYARVKAARAGVPALFAAGDASELPFQDGAFGVITIAFGFRNLTYRNPGRDRYLAEILRVLETGGRFVIVESSQPRSGIFRALVHLYTKIVVSFIGGIVSGQRGAYNYLAHSAVNFYGPEELSDLLRSAGFSRVEHHPLLGGVAALHIAYK, via the coding sequence TTGAGCATCAGTAAAAAGAACAGACCCCTGCAGAAGATGTTCTCGGAAGTGCCGGAGAGTTACGATCTGATCAACAGGCTCTTCACCCTGCGCCTCGACGAGAGGTGGCGCCGCAGGGCCGCTGAGGCATGCCTGGCCGCGGGGGCGGCGAGGGTCCTGGACCTCTGCACAGGCACCGGCGACCTGGCGGTGAGGGTCGCCTCAGCTGCGGGAAAGCGGGCCGATGTGTACGGCGTCGATTTCAGCATGGCGATGCTGGAGTATGCGCGGGTAAAGGCAGCCCGCGCCGGCGTGCCGGCCCTTTTCGCGGCCGGGGACGCATCAGAGCTTCCCTTTCAAGATGGCGCCTTCGGCGTCATAACCATCGCCTTCGGATTCCGAAACCTTACCTACCGGAATCCTGGCAGGGACCGGTACCTGGCGGAAATCCTCAGGGTCCTCGAAACTGGAGGGCGGTTTGTTATCGTTGAGAGTAGCCAGCCTCGTTCAGGCATCTTCAGGGCACTGGTTCATCTTTATACAAAGATTGTCGTATCTTTCATCGGCGGTATTGTCTCCGGCCAGAGGGGAGCCTATAACTATCTTGCCCATTCTGCTGTTAATTTTTACGGTCCTGAGGAGTTGTCGGATCTGCTCAGATCCGCCGGCTTCAGCAGGGTTGAACATCACCCGCTCCTTGGCGGGGTCGCAGCCTTGCATATAGCATATAAATGA